One window of the Candidatus Bathyarchaeia archaeon genome contains the following:
- a CDS encoding shikimate dehydrogenase gives MAINLSGKTRVCALIGHPVEHSLSPAIQNAAFRHLGLDYVYVAFNVKPENLGYAILGAKSLGIHGLNVTMPHKIEVIRHLDDLDESARLVGSVNTILNSKGRLIGYTTDGVGALNALKYAGEDPANKKVVVLGAGGASRSISFALAKYARELVILNRTVEKAEKLARDIVSSLGVGADAVRFGRLDCSRLEAELKDADIVINATSIGMKPKDAETPLKRGLLHSGLTVFDIVYEPLETRLLREARLAGAKTIDGLSMLIHQGAASFEIWTGLKAPIEVMREAALRKIRENHDELT, from the coding sequence ATGGCAATAAATTTGTCTGGTAAGACTAGGGTCTGCGCCCTAATAGGGCATCCTGTTGAGCATTCGCTAAGCCCAGCGATCCAGAACGCTGCCTTCAGGCACCTAGGCTTAGACTATGTTTACGTAGCGTTCAATGTTAAGCCCGAAAACCTCGGCTACGCGATCCTCGGCGCCAAGAGCCTTGGCATACATGGATTAAACGTTACAATGCCCCATAAAATTGAGGTAATCCGGCATCTGGACGATTTAGATGAATCCGCTAGGCTTGTCGGTTCAGTCAACACGATCTTGAACAGTAAAGGTAGGCTAATAGGCTACACGACTGACGGCGTCGGCGCATTAAACGCCTTAAAGTATGCTGGGGAAGACCCTGCAAACAAGAAGGTTGTGGTTTTAGGGGCTGGCGGAGCCTCCAGATCAATATCCTTCGCACTCGCCAAATATGCCCGTGAACTCGTAATTCTAAATAGAACTGTCGAGAAAGCTGAAAAGCTGGCTAGGGATATAGTTAGCTCTCTAGGTGTAGGGGCAGATGCCGTTAGATTTGGTAGACTGGATTGCAGCCGCCTCGAAGCGGAGCTTAAGGATGCCGACATAGTGATAAACGCCACATCCATCGGGATGAAGCCGAAGGATGCGGAAACACCCCTTAAACGCGGGCTCCTACACAGCGGTTTAACCGTATTCGATATCGTCTATGAGCCATTGGAGACAAGGCTCCTCAGAGAGGCGAGACTTGCTGGCGCCAAAACCATAGACGGCTTATCCATGCTCATACATCAGGGAGCCGCCTCCTTCGAGATATGGACTGGCCTAAAGGCGCCCATAGAGGTTATGAGGGAGGCTGCCTTAAGAAAGATAAGGGAAAACCATGATGAGTTAACATGA
- the aroD gene encoding type I 3-dehydroquinate dehydratase: MKVKVCVPVPAGNFSDIFTMISRAEESGADIIEVRLDYLGRSMLDYMNCLGEIVEFSRTPLIATNRSVDQGGRCVLDEDRRLETLISAARAGFRYVDVELSTSGLNRVVDAVKAYGAKAIVSYHNFKCTPEIHEMEKSVKAQIEAGADVCKVVTMANSIMDSVSCLIFTYEISRKANIVCFAMGEKGLLSRILSPIFGAQFTYASLGKSLETAPGQITIEEIKDVYRRLGVWQ, translated from the coding sequence TTGAAAGTAAAGGTTTGCGTCCCCGTGCCAGCTGGAAACTTCAGCGATATTTTTACAATGATTAGTCGCGCCGAGGAGAGCGGCGCGGACATAATAGAGGTGCGTTTAGATTATCTCGGTCGCAGCATGCTGGATTACATGAACTGTTTAGGGGAGATAGTTGAGTTCTCAAGAACCCCTTTAATAGCAACTAACAGAAGCGTTGATCAGGGTGGAAGATGCGTACTAGACGAGGATAGGAGGCTGGAAACTCTTATCAGCGCTGCTAGGGCCGGCTTCAGATACGTTGATGTTGAGCTATCCACTAGCGGATTAAATAGGGTTGTTGACGCCGTTAAGGCGTATGGCGCTAAAGCGATAGTCTCTTACCACAACTTCAAGTGCACACCTGAAATTCACGAGATGGAGAAGAGCGTTAAAGCTCAGATTGAAGCTGGAGCCGACGTATGTAAGGTGGTAACCATGGCTAATAGCATTATGGATAGCGTTAGCTGCCTGATATTCACGTATGAAATAAGTAGGAAAGCCAATATAGTCTGCTTCGCAATGGGTGAAAAAGGTTTACTTTCGAGGATTCTCTCACCTATCTTCGGCGCCCAATTCACTTACGCATCGCTTGGAAAAAGTCTGGAGACGGCTCCAGGGCAGATAACGATAGAGGAGATTAAAGACGTTTACAGAAGGTTAGGCGTATGGCAATAA
- a CDS encoding winged helix-turn-helix domain-containing protein has translation MISKRSRLELYLEVLRAISKGVGKPTNIMYRCNLSWTNCKEILEFLTEQGLITVIENNNRRFYKLTENGRGLLENLNKIQCLFTVAKGRGSQHFNKLLLYPTRHDSG, from the coding sequence ATGATTAGTAAAAGATCTAGATTAGAGTTATATTTGGAAGTTTTAAGAGCGATAAGTAAAGGGGTCGGTAAGCCCACAAACATAATGTATAGATGCAATCTTTCATGGACAAACTGTAAAGAAATCCTAGAGTTTCTCACCGAGCAGGGTCTCATTACAGTTATAGAAAACAATAATCGAAGATTCTACAAATTAACGGAGAATGGGAGAGGACTGTTAGAAAATCTTAACAAGATACAATGCTTGTTTACCGTGGCTAAAGGGAGAGGGAGTCAACACTTCAATAAACTTCTCCTCTACCCAACACGACACGATAGTGGCTGA
- a CDS encoding ATP-binding protein, with translation MVVRCKRCGANNAEVYLAYSNLRLCPECFMLLTERKVRHAVETYRMLSRDDNIGIAVSGGKDSSSLAYILSKSFEKTPMTLIYIDLGIPDYSQHCLEKVRELSKMIDRELVVYSLEKELGFKIPDFKSTIYGRKMCSACGTIKRYLFNKITYDLGLTKIATGHNLDDTVEALFNSYIEGNVGALVRLRPFLPKTHPKMMPKIKPLIGLTDMECLLYAKYRGLPIRTLGCRFSERSRTIRRKEALNLLAEKMPNFKHTFISSHFRRLLPCLEAALKNHETKIYECPLCGMPTSLEGMPCHFCKIVSIVLKKKEKIALESG, from the coding sequence ATGGTGGTGAGGTGCAAGAGATGCGGTGCAAATAACGCTGAAGTCTACTTAGCTTACTCTAACCTTAGGCTATGCCCCGAATGCTTTATGCTTCTAACCGAGAGAAAGGTGAGGCATGCGGTCGAAACATATAGGATGCTCTCTAGGGACGACAATATTGGCATTGCTGTCTCTGGCGGAAAGGATAGTTCGAGCCTAGCGTATATTCTCAGTAAGTCCTTTGAGAAGACCCCTATGACCCTAATCTATATCGACCTAGGTATACCAGACTACTCTCAGCACTGCCTAGAGAAAGTTAGGGAGCTCTCCAAAATGATTGATAGAGAGCTCGTGGTTTACAGTTTAGAGAAAGAGCTCGGGTTCAAAATACCGGATTTCAAGTCCACCATTTATGGGAGAAAAATGTGCTCCGCCTGCGGCACAATAAAACGATATCTCTTCAATAAAATCACATATGATTTAGGCTTAACTAAGATTGCGACGGGACATAACCTCGACGATACAGTTGAAGCTCTATTCAACTCATATATAGAGGGTAATGTCGGAGCGCTAGTTAGATTAAGACCGTTTTTACCTAAAACCCATCCGAAAATGATGCCTAAAATAAAGCCCCTAATAGGTTTAACGGATATGGAATGTCTCCTCTACGCCAAGTATAGGGGGTTGCCGATAAGAACCCTTGGATGCCGATTCTCAGAGCGCTCTAGAACAATAAGAAGGAAGGAGGCACTGAACCTACTGGCTGAGAAGATGCCGAATTTTAAGCATACCTTCATAAGCTCACATTTCAGGAGACTGCTGCCATGCTTAGAGGCGGCATTAAAGAACCATGAAACCAAAATATATGAGTGCCCTCTCTGCGGCATGCCAACCTCCCTAGAGGGAATGCCCTGCCACTTCTGCAAGATAGTAAGCATCGTGCTAAAAAAGAAGGAGAAAATCGCTCTGGAATCCGGTTGA
- the hisI gene encoding phosphoribosyl-AMP cyclohydrolase → MKALREVGLNELNFGKGGGILPVVVQDKDSGKVLTLAYVNREALEKTIATGYAHYYRRSHGRVMMKGETSGNVQEIVDILVDCDNDALLYIVKPKGPACHLGEETCFHNRLKEMSRE, encoded by the coding sequence ATGAAGGCGTTAAGGGAAGTCGGCTTAAATGAGCTGAATTTTGGGAAGGGCGGCGGCATACTGCCGGTTGTGGTTCAAGACAAGGATTCTGGAAAGGTTTTAACGCTCGCATACGTGAATAGGGAGGCGCTGGAGAAAACGATTGCAACCGGCTACGCCCACTATTATAGGCGCTCCCATGGAAGAGTTATGATGAAAGGGGAGACTTCGGGAAACGTTCAGGAGATCGTGGACATACTTGTTGATTGCGACAATGATGCGCTGCTATATATTGTGAAGCCTAAAGGTCCAGCGTGCCATCTCGGCGAGGAAACCTGCTTCCATAATAGGCTGAAAGAGATGAGCCGCGAGTAG